CGTGACGCGTGAACCCAGCGCAGCCAGTCGACCAGCATAAACAGCAGCAGACTCCCCCCCAGCACCGGCATTGCCAGTCCGAGCGTCATCGCCAGTAACCCAACACCTGTACGCCCCCAAACGCTCAACATGAGCCAGCTTTGAACCAGCGTCTGCGCCGGACTGGCTGATGGGCCCGCAGGACGGCGAATCCACCACAGCCGATAACCAATCACGATCATCAGGCAAAGGCCAACGCCAAAACCGATCAGCAGTAATTGGTTCGGCAATCCCAGCAGAATGCCCATATGAAAATCGACGCCCCAGCGCGTCAACTTCGCCATCAGCGGGAAGTCGGCAAATCGGGTATGGTCAGTCACCTGAAGCGTCGTCGGGTCAACGGCAACGGCATCAACCTGCGTAGGCCATCGGCGATCGATTTCCGTTACCGTCCACCCGTGCTGCGCATCCTTCGGCGGACGAATTTCCATCCGAAGCGCATTGAGGCCAGCCGTCTGCGCAGTTTGTAATACGGTATCGAACTGACGGATATTCACCTGAACCGCAGGCATCTCCCTGCCGCCATGGTGGCCTGCGTGCTCATCATGAAGCGGGCGAGCACCATGAAGTTGAGCGTTAAGCTGTGGCGTCAGCCAGCCAAACGCGGTGCGCATTTTATCCACATTGCCGCCTGCCCACTGCGACCAGGTCAGTCCGGTTGCTGAAAACAGCAGCATTCCGACTAACAACAGCCATCCCAGCGTAACGTGCAAGCGACGGTGGTTTTGAACCGGATTGTTCAACCGGCGCCGGGGTCGCGTTACTGACCAGAGTGTAATACCGCCCAGCGCCGCCACCCACATCCAGGATGCCGCCAGTTCACTGTAGAGACGCCCGACCTCCCCCAACAATAGCGAACGGTGGGCATAATCAATCCACTGCCGCAGCGGCAGGATACCGCTGGTGCCGTACACCGGCATATCGCCTTTCACGGCCAGGGTTACCGGATCGATAAAAATGGCCCGATGTTCAGAAGCCGCCAGCGCAGGGTCGGCAAACATGACGCGCGTTGTATCGCCCGGCTCCAGTCCAGGGCGGACGGCGTGCAGGCGCAGGTGCCCACCGGTCACCTGCTGCGCGATCGCAACCTGTGCCGCCAGCAATTGCGGCTCTCCCTGCGTCGTCCCGTTAAGTGCCTGAGCGTAAATGGCCTCTTCCAGTTGCGGCGTCGCCACATACAACGTGCCGGTCAGTGCGGCAACAAAGATAAATGGCCCGACAAACAGGCCGATATAGAAATGAAGGCGTCGCAGCAGGGTTATCCATGCCGCGCGCGGTGTGCAGGTTGTCATACTTTTCCTCAGA
The sequence above is drawn from the Citrobacter amalonaticus genome and encodes:
- a CDS encoding PepSY-associated TM helix domain-containing protein, producing the protein MTTCTPRAAWITLLRRLHFYIGLFVGPFIFVAALTGTLYVATPQLEEAIYAQALNGTTQGEPQLLAAQVAIAQQVTGGHLRLHAVRPGLEPGDTTRVMFADPALAASEHRAIFIDPVTLAVKGDMPVYGTSGILPLRQWIDYAHRSLLLGEVGRLYSELAASWMWVAALGGITLWSVTRPRRRLNNPVQNHRRLHVTLGWLLLVGMLLFSATGLTWSQWAGGNVDKMRTAFGWLTPQLNAQLHGARPLHDEHAGHHGGREMPAVQVNIRQFDTVLQTAQTAGLNALRMEIRPPKDAQHGWTVTEIDRRWPTQVDAVAVDPTTLQVTDHTRFADFPLMAKLTRWGVDFHMGILLGLPNQLLLIGFGVGLCLMIVIGYRLWWIRRPAGPSASPAQTLVQSWLMLSVWGRTGVGLLAMTLGLAMPVLGGSLLLFMLVDWLRWVHASRAGIVQPAD